In Leisingera sp. NJS204, the following are encoded in one genomic region:
- a CDS encoding ABC transporter permease, with translation MLAYIIRRIMQSVLVLFVVGLVAFSMFRFVGDPIENMLGQERTAEDVVRLRADLGLDQPFPVQYWRFLENAAQGNFGLSYRQGRPVADILIERAPATLELALVSGTLAMVLGIGLGVFTAIRRDGWLANTIMTASLIGVSLPTFLIGILLIYVFSVELGWLPSFGRGETVMLGQWSTGFLTKSGLMSLVLPSITLGLYQMTLIMRLVRSEMLEVLRTDYIRFARARGLGERAVYFRHALVNTMVPVITIIGLQLGSIIAFAIITETVFQWPGVGLLFINAVQFVDIPVMAAYLMLISVLFVGINLIVDLLYFLIDPRLRTSKAGAH, from the coding sequence ATGTTAGCCTATATCATCCGCCGCATAATGCAGTCCGTTCTGGTTCTGTTTGTGGTCGGTCTTGTCGCCTTTTCCATGTTTCGCTTTGTGGGCGACCCGATCGAGAACATGCTGGGACAGGAGCGCACAGCCGAAGACGTTGTGCGCCTGCGCGCCGACCTGGGATTGGACCAGCCGTTTCCGGTCCAGTACTGGCGCTTTCTTGAAAACGCCGCCCAGGGCAATTTCGGTCTCAGTTACCGCCAGGGGCGGCCCGTCGCAGACATCCTGATTGAGCGCGCGCCCGCTACTCTGGAACTTGCGCTGGTTTCAGGCACCCTGGCCATGGTGCTGGGAATCGGGCTGGGTGTTTTCACGGCGATCAGGCGGGATGGCTGGCTGGCCAACACGATTATGACCGCCTCTTTAATCGGGGTCTCGCTACCAACATTCTTGATAGGCATCCTGCTGATCTATGTGTTTTCGGTCGAACTGGGCTGGCTGCCCTCCTTCGGGCGCGGAGAGACAGTGATGCTTGGACAATGGTCCACCGGGTTTCTGACCAAAAGCGGCCTTATGTCTCTTGTTCTGCCCAGCATCACGCTTGGCCTTTACCAGATGACGCTGATCATGCGGCTTGTCCGTTCGGAAATGCTGGAAGTTCTGCGCACCGACTACATCCGGTTTGCCCGGGCACGGGGCTTAGGGGAAAGGGCGGTCTACTTCCGCCATGCGCTAGTCAACACCATGGTGCCTGTCATCACAATCATCGGCCTGCAATTGGGCAGCATCATTGCTTTTGCGATCATCACCGAGACCGTTTTTCAGTGGCCGGGCGTAGGACTGTTGTTCATCAACGCGGTCCAGTTCGTCGATATCCCTGTTATGGCAGCTTATCTGATGCTGATTTCGGTTCTCTTTGTTGGCATCAACCTGATTGTTGACCTTCTCTACTTCCTCATCGACCCGCGCCTGCGGACCAGCAAGGCAGGAGCACACTAA
- a CDS encoding ABC transporter permease: MQKLKNIWHSDLAWNFRNSPVAVVSASIVLVLALAVIFAPLIAPHNPFDPATLNLMNGFSKPMHPNEFTGEVFLLGTDDQGRDVFSTILYGMRISLMVGVLSVTFAMVLGIILGLLAGYVGGWTETIIMRVADVQLTFPSILVAMLIFGIVKGVTPVEYRDQMAIWVLILAIGLGEWVQFARVVRGATLVEKNREYVQAARLIGRSRWVIMIRHLLPNVLSPVLVIATISLALAIIAEATLSFLGVGAPPTQPSLGTLIRIGQGFLFSGEWWILLFPALTLLTLALSVNMLGDWLRDALNPKLR, encoded by the coding sequence ATGCAAAAACTCAAAAACATCTGGCATTCCGACCTTGCCTGGAACTTCCGAAACTCTCCCGTTGCGGTGGTGTCCGCATCGATCGTGCTGGTCTTGGCACTAGCAGTAATCTTTGCTCCGCTTATCGCACCGCACAACCCGTTCGACCCAGCAACCCTGAACCTGATGAACGGTTTTTCAAAACCAATGCACCCCAATGAGTTCACCGGGGAAGTCTTCCTGCTGGGAACGGATGATCAGGGCAGGGACGTGTTTTCCACTATTTTATACGGCATGCGCATTTCACTGATGGTCGGTGTGCTGTCCGTTACATTTGCGATGGTTCTGGGCATTATTCTCGGCTTGCTTGCCGGCTATGTCGGCGGTTGGACCGAAACCATCATCATGCGGGTTGCCGATGTGCAGCTCACCTTCCCGTCGATTCTTGTCGCCATGCTGATCTTCGGGATTGTCAAAGGAGTTACCCCGGTTGAATACCGCGACCAGATGGCAATCTGGGTCCTGATCCTGGCCATTGGCCTGGGTGAATGGGTCCAGTTTGCCCGTGTGGTTCGCGGAGCGACATTGGTCGAAAAAAACCGGGAGTATGTGCAGGCGGCGCGGCTGATCGGGCGTTCCAGGTGGGTCATCATGATCCGCCATCTCCTCCCTAACGTTCTGTCACCGGTTCTGGTCATTGCGACGATCTCCCTGGCGCTGGCCATTATCGCCGAAGCAACACTCAGCTTTCTGGGTGTCGGCGCGCCGCCTACACAGCCTTCACTCGGAACCCTGATCCGTATCGGCCAAGGTTTCCTGTTCTCTGGTGAGTGGTGGATCCTCCTGTTTCCTGCCCTGACCCTTCTGACACTTGCGCTGAGCGTGAACATGCTGGGTGACTGGCTGCGCGATGCCCTTAATCCGAAGTTGCGCTAA
- a CDS encoding ABC transporter ATP-binding protein translates to MTDPVLSIRDLVVEIPTRHARLCATDKVSYDIAPGEILGVVGESGAGKSMAGNAVIGLLNPPARITGGEIRLNGQRIDNLPREKMRRLRGKEIGMIFQDPLTSLNPLLRIGDQLTETMMEHLELTKPEARARAIAALEEVGIPAASERIDSYPHEFSGGMRQRVVIALALCAEPSLIIADEPTTALDVSVQAQIIALLKRLCRERGTAVMLITHDMGVIAEAADRVAVMYAGRMAEIGDVREVVTRPRHPYTDGLMGSTPSASAGQHRLRQIPGAMPRLHSLPQGCAFSPRCERATERCRNSPPPTLEADNGRSACWHAIKLEGAA, encoded by the coding sequence ATGACTGATCCTGTCCTTTCCATTCGTGACCTTGTGGTCGAAATCCCAACCCGTCACGCACGCCTTTGTGCCACCGACAAGGTCAGCTATGACATTGCTCCGGGCGAAATCCTCGGTGTTGTTGGCGAAAGCGGCGCAGGCAAATCCATGGCTGGCAATGCAGTCATAGGTCTTCTGAATCCGCCCGCCCGCATCACCGGAGGTGAGATCCGGCTGAACGGGCAGCGTATCGACAACCTGCCGCGTGAAAAAATGCGGCGGCTGCGCGGCAAAGAGATTGGAATGATCTTCCAGGATCCGCTGACCTCGCTCAACCCGCTGTTGCGGATCGGTGATCAGCTGACCGAAACCATGATGGAGCATCTGGAGCTGACCAAGCCTGAGGCCCGTGCCCGCGCTATTGCTGCGTTGGAGGAAGTCGGCATCCCGGCAGCTTCCGAGCGTATCGACAGCTACCCGCACGAGTTTTCCGGCGGCATGCGACAGCGGGTTGTGATTGCGCTTGCCCTGTGCGCCGAACCCTCTTTGATCATCGCTGATGAGCCTACGACTGCGCTGGATGTTTCGGTGCAGGCGCAGATCATCGCGCTGCTTAAACGGCTGTGCCGTGAACGCGGTACTGCGGTGATGCTGATCACCCATGACATGGGGGTGATTGCAGAAGCTGCTGACCGTGTGGCGGTGATGTATGCCGGCCGCATGGCTGAAATCGGCGATGTGCGTGAAGTAGTCACCCGGCCGCGCCACCCCTATACGGACGGGTTGATGGGTTCGACACCTTCGGCATCGGCCGGGCAGCACCGCCTGCGCCAGATCCCCGGCGCTATGCCGCGGCTGCACAGCCTGCCGCAGGGGTGTGCTTTTTCGCCGCGCTGCGAACGGGCAACTGAACGCTGCCGCAACAGCCCGCCGCCGACGCTTGAGGCCGACAATGGCCGTTCCGCCTGCTGGCATGCAATCAAACTGGAGGGCGCAGCATGA
- a CDS encoding ABC transporter ATP-binding protein, producing MNTIVSVNELTRVFDVSKPWLNRVLERLPKSHLTAVSDVSFDIKEKTVYSLVGESGSGKSTIGKMVVGLLENSSGAVKVSGVDLNRETDAVAITKARDAIQMIFQDPYASMNPRWRVRDIIAEPVAAKGGDTKELAERLLEQVGLSAEDADKFPHEFSGGQRQRICIARSLASQPRLIVCDEPTSALDVSVQAQVLNLMSDLKDDLGLTYLFISHDLTVVRHISDRIGVLYLGRLVEEAAPDDLFEAPKHPYTQMLLAAAPKMDAFGREVEPPQGEIPDPINPPSGCAFHPRCPIATAQCSQVRPQMRNINGSRVACHLAE from the coding sequence ATGAACACCATCGTTTCCGTCAATGAGCTGACCCGGGTCTTTGACGTTTCCAAACCCTGGCTGAACCGAGTGCTGGAACGGCTTCCTAAATCGCATTTGACTGCGGTCTCGGATGTCAGCTTCGACATCAAGGAAAAGACCGTTTATTCGCTGGTGGGCGAAAGCGGATCCGGCAAGTCTACCATCGGCAAGATGGTGGTCGGCCTTTTGGAAAACTCCAGCGGCGCTGTCAAAGTTTCGGGCGTGGACCTGAACCGGGAAACGGATGCCGTTGCGATTACCAAAGCACGCGACGCGATCCAGATGATTTTTCAGGACCCCTATGCGTCGATGAATCCGCGCTGGCGGGTGCGGGATATTATTGCAGAACCGGTCGCCGCCAAGGGCGGTGACACCAAAGAGCTGGCTGAGCGTCTGCTGGAGCAGGTGGGCCTCTCGGCAGAAGACGCCGACAAGTTCCCGCATGAGTTTTCCGGCGGCCAGCGCCAGCGGATCTGCATCGCCCGTTCGTTGGCCTCCCAGCCCCGACTGATCGTCTGCGATGAACCGACCTCGGCACTTGATGTTTCAGTGCAGGCACAAGTGTTGAACCTTATGAGCGATCTTAAGGACGACCTCGGCCTCACCTATCTGTTCATCAGCCATGATTTGACGGTGGTGCGTCATATCTCCGACAGGATTGGCGTGCTGTATCTGGGCCGCCTGGTCGAGGAGGCAGCCCCCGACGATCTGTTTGAGGCGCCCAAACACCCCTATACTCAGATGCTGTTGGCAGCGGCACCTAAAATGGACGCATTCGGCCGTGAAGTGGAGCCGCCCCAAGGCGAAATTCCCGACCCGATCAACCCGCCCTCTGGCTGCGCGTTCCATCCGCGCTGTCCGATTGCAACCGCGCAGTGCTCTCAGGTCCGTCCACAGATGCGCAACATTAATGGCAGCCGGGTTGCCTGCCATCTGGCAGAGTGA
- a CDS encoding MBL fold metallo-hydrolase: MTISSGLSAWRSARNHNRMMEYRQDCQPQQDDVEIAYFGGSAFRITTPAGITLMIDPWRNLPTGKADWFFHDFPETSVDIGASTHAHFDHDALHRLDASVLLDRLIGTYEFGDLKITGIADKHATDETFAPYEFQKINTYFGGNPVLPPNNARSWDNCMLLVETGALRILHWGDNRHNPPKHIWEQLGHIDILLLPVDDSEHVLGYPMAEDVIRQIKPRVVIPHHYFIWNVVLRQSTLFSADKWLATQSNVQHLPTAQARYCPANLPQETRIDSFGDHVSFDVGAWHRENGRQVQASG; the protein is encoded by the coding sequence ATGACAATAAGCTCGGGGCTTTCGGCCTGGCGTTCAGCCAGAAACCACAACCGGATGATGGAATACCGGCAAGATTGCCAGCCGCAACAGGATGACGTGGAGATTGCCTATTTCGGCGGATCTGCCTTTCGGATCACCACGCCTGCCGGTATCACGTTGATGATCGACCCCTGGCGCAACCTGCCGACCGGCAAGGCTGACTGGTTCTTTCATGACTTTCCGGAAACCAGCGTGGACATTGGGGCATCGACCCATGCCCATTTCGATCATGACGCGCTGCACCGGCTGGACGCCAGCGTACTGCTGGACCGGTTGATCGGAACTTATGAGTTTGGCGATCTGAAAATCACCGGCATCGCTGACAAACACGCCACCGACGAAACCTTCGCGCCTTACGAGTTCCAGAAAATCAACACCTATTTCGGCGGCAACCCCGTACTGCCGCCGAACAACGCCCGTAGCTGGGACAACTGCATGCTGCTGGTAGAAACCGGTGCGCTGCGGATCCTGCATTGGGGTGACAACAGGCACAATCCCCCGAAACATATCTGGGAGCAGCTAGGGCACATCGACATTCTGCTGCTGCCCGTTGACGATTCAGAGCATGTCCTTGGCTATCCAATGGCCGAAGACGTTATCCGCCAGATAAAACCGCGGGTCGTTATCCCGCACCACTACTTCATCTGGAATGTGGTCTTGCGTCAAAGCACGCTGTTTTCCGCAGATAAGTGGCTTGCGACGCAATCCAATGTACAACATTTGCCGACCGCCCAAGCCAGATACTGCCCGGCCAACCTGCCGCAGGAAACCCGGATAGACAGCTTTGGCGATCACGTATCTTTTGATGTCGGTGCCTGGCACCGGGAAAACGGGAGACAGGTTCAGGCAAGCGGCTAA